A genomic segment from Aegilops tauschii subsp. strangulata cultivar AL8/78 chromosome 1, Aet v6.0, whole genome shotgun sequence encodes:
- the LOC109751073 gene encoding zinc finger CCCH domain-containing protein 37, which produces MASHAHGHGLLLDPAALAYSWAAEPEIPPQLLAALGEYLSSSAAAAGSQGDHQSAVDNEADDEFMMYEFKVRRCARARSHDWTACAYAHPGEAARRRDPRRVAYAGEPCPDFRRRPGAACPRGASCPFAHGTFELWLHPSRYRTRPCRAGPACRRRVCFFAHAAGELRLASHHKGPDSPLALSPKSTLTALWESPPVSPVEGRMRWLDAVDDAADADAEVEEIMLAMQQLSFANAAAPSAPSGTLPAVTEDDGPDLGWVSELVM; this is translated from the coding sequence ATGGCGAGCCACGCGCACGGGCACGGCCTGCTGCTCGACCCGGCCGCGCTCGCCTACTCCTGGGCCGCCGAGCCGGAGATCCCGCCGCAGCTGCTCGCCGCGCTGGGCGAGtacctctcctcctccgccgccgccgccggctcccAGGGGGACCACCAGTCCGCCGTCGACAACGAGGCGGACGACGAGTTCATGATGTACGAGTTCAAGGTGCGGCGGTGCGCGCGCGCGCGGAGCCACGACTGGACGGCCTGCGCCTACGCGCACCCGGgggaggcggcgcggcggcgggaccCGCGCCGCGTGGCCTACGCGGGGGAGCCCTGCCCGGActtccgccgccgcccgggcGCCGCGTGCCCGCGCGGGGCCTCCTGCCCCTTCGCGCACGGCACCTTCGAGCTCTGGCTCCACCCGTCCCGCTACCGCACCCGCCCCTGCCGCGCCGGCCCggcctgccgccgccgcgtctGCTTCTTCGCGCACGCGGCCGGGGAGCTCCGCCTCGCCTCCCACCACAAGGGGCCTGACTCGCCGCTGGCGCTGTCGCCCAAGTCCACGCTCACCGCGCTCTGGGAGTCGCCCCCGGTGTCgccggtggagggcaggatgaggTGGCTGGACGCCGTAGACGAcgccgccgacgccgacgccgaggtCGAGGAGATCATGCTCGCAATGCAGCAGCTCAGCTTCGCCAACGCAGCAGCACCGTCGGCACCGTCGGGAACGCTGCCGGCGGTGACGGAGGACGACGGGCCGGACCTGGGGTGGGTGTCGGAGCTGGTCATGTGA